Proteins co-encoded in one Oreochromis aureus strain Israel breed Guangdong linkage group 3, ZZ_aureus, whole genome shotgun sequence genomic window:
- the LOC120437767 gene encoding gastrula zinc finger protein XlCGF49.1-like, producing MLHSGNVMKKQKKKTGRSVHQCQDCNKTYKSKHNLKLHHRIHTGERPHSCDECGAAFNTLGALQIHQRIHTGEKPYSCEECGAAFAVSSTLKKHLRVHTGEKPYVCKECGKRFTESSALRGHQRVHTGEKPYSCDLCDKTFAQLGALKSHRRSHTGEKPYWCDKCNKTFSNRSTLTHHMRVHTGERPFWCETCGKTFVWQRSLKEHQLSHTGYPCRRCGDVFPDRSLLYNHNLGHRWRDKQVKRAMQMKSEAENQHPPCVFV from the exons atgttacactctggaaatgtaatgaag aaacagaagaagaagactggACGTAGTGTGCACCAGTGCCAGGACTGCAACAAGACCTATAAATCCAAACACAATTTAAAGCTTCACCATAGAATTCACACCGGAGAGAGACCGcacagctgtgacgagtgtggagCAGCTTTCAACACTTTAGGCGCTCTACAAATCCACCAGCgcatccacacaggagagaaaccctACAGCTGTGAAGAGTGTGGCGCAGCCTTCGCAGTTTCAAGTACACTGAAAAAGCATCTCCGTgttcacactggagagaaaCCCTATGTTTGTAAAGAATGTGGCAAACGGTTTACGGAGTCCAGCGCCCTCAGGGGCCATCAACGGGTGCACACTGGAGAGAAACCATATAGCTGTGACCTGTGTGACAAAACCTTTGCACAGCTGGGGGCCTTAAAGAGCCACCGCCGTAGCCACACTGGAGAGAAGCCATACTGGTGCGACAAGTGCAACAAAACCTTTTCTAATCGGTCCACTCTAACCCACCACATGCGTgtgcacactggagagagaccgttctgGTGCGAAACGTGCGGGAAAACATTTGTTTGGCAACGCAGCCTGAAGGAGCATCAACTCTCTCACACAGGGTACCCGTGCAGACGCTGCGGGGACGTGTTCCCTGATCGAAGTCTTCTGTACAATCACAACCTTGGTCACAGGTGGAGAGACAAACAGGTCAAGAGAGCAATGCAAATGAAATCTGAGGCTGAGAATCAACACCCaccctgtgtttttgtttaa
- the LOC120437766 gene encoding E3 SUMO-protein ligase ZBED1, whose protein sequence is MALKKAQQKFNLPEHTLITECPTRWGSRQKMIERVLEQQRAISDVISADKKSRHLIPTWQDLEVLESVNQALHPLQDFTDALSGESYVSVSYVKPVLHLMKTSVLAEKEEDSDLTKSIKKKILEYLITKYENPATQELLDMACFMDPRFKVSYTSTDRVSDIKTRVMSEMEAVAQKERNSAEPEAQTDDPPSRPLKKAKKSLGSFFKAAPIPTSSFMHLSQAVEAELNSYLLSTAIDSEEDPLAWWKLHKMTFPQLSKLARKYLCIPASSSPSERLFSTSGNIVTCQCTCLKPWRVNMLVFLTKNLP, encoded by the exons ATGGCTCTGAAAAAAGCACAGCAGAAGTTCAACCTCCCAGAgcacacactgatcacagaaTGCCCAACCAGGTGGGGTTCCAGGCAGAAGATGATTGAGAGAGTCCTGGAGCAGCAGCGGGCCATTTCTGATGTCATCTCAGCAGACAAGAAATCAAGACACTTGATTCCTACTTGGCAGGATCTTGAGGTACTGGAGTCTGTCAACCAGGCATTACACCCCCTGCAAGACTTTACAGATGCCCTGTCTGGTGAGAGCTACGTTAGTgtttcatatgtaaaaccagTCCTTCATCTGATGAAGACGTCGGTGCTTGCAGAGAAGGAAGAAGACAGTGATTTGACAAAATCAATTAAGAAGAAAATCCTCGAGTACCTGATTACTAAATATGAAAATCCAGCTACCCAGGAACTTCTGGACATGGCGTGCTTCATGGATCCCAGATTTAAAGTCAGCTACACCAGCACTGATCGAGTCTCAGACATCAAGACCAGAGTGATGTCAGAAATGGAAGCAGTGGCACAGAAG GAGAGAAACTCCGCTGAACCAGAGGCCCAGACAGATGATCCACCCAGTCGTCCCCTGAAGAAGGCAAAAAAGTCACTGGGCAGTTTCTTCAAGGCAGCTCCAATCCCTACCTCCTCTTTTATGCATCTCTCACAAGCTGTTGAAGCTGAGCTTAACAGCTACTTGCTATCCACGGCCATAGACAGTGAGGAAGACCCCTTGGCATGGTGGAAACTCCACAAAATGACATTCCCACAGCTAAGCAAGCTTGCAAGGAAGTATCTCTGCATACCTGCAAGTAGCTCACCTTCAGAGAGACTTTTTAGTACATCAGGAAACATAGTAACATGTCAGTGCACATGTTTAAAACCTTGGAGAGTAAACATGTTGGTTTTCCTTACCAAGAACTTGCCATAA
- the ift46 gene encoding intraflagellar transport protein 46 homolog gives MERADRDRGGRLLKNQPYDESLDVADAEEVPSVYSPTPRSQPQVEFRRSSRRVHSLMSAHSSSDEFDEDHGRGKEPAGGRPEEEEEDDDEEDDDDDDDDSEDDESEEDSKLHKAPEGLYDPADYASLPVSTDIKELFQYITRYTPESVELEHNLKPFIPDFIPAVGDIDAFLKVPRPDDKPDNLGLLVLDEPSVKQSDPTVLSLFLSEETKQHGATEVKKVTSIANPQSNPRAVDSWVESISALHRSKPPASVQYSRPMPDIDSLMQEWPTELEELLDRLQLPSARLNCDLPQYADIVCGLLDIPVYGSHVQSLHLLFSLYLEFRDSQHFTRRA, from the exons ATGGAGCGGGCTGACCGGGACAGAGGAGGCCGCCTGCTGAAGAACCAGCCGTACGACGAGAGCCTGGATGTGGCGGACGCCGAGGAGGTACCGAGCGTGTACAGCCCGACTCCGCGCAGCCAGCCCCAG GTGGAGTTcaggaggagcagcaggaggGTTCACAGCCTGATGTCGGCCCACAGCAGCAGCGACGAGTTTGACGAGGACCACGGGAGGGGGAAGGAGCCGGCAGGGGGGCGgccagaagaggaagaagaggatgaTGACGAAGAAGATGAtgacgacgacgacgacgacTCCGAAGATGACGAGTCGGAGGAGGACAGCAAGCTCCACAAGGCGCCGGAGGGCCTGTATGATCCCGCCGACTACGCCAGCCTGCCTGTCAGCACCGACATCAAAGAGCTGTTCCAGTACATCACACG ATACACCCCCGAGTCTGTTGAGCTGGAGCACAACCTGAAGCCATTTATCCCGGACTTCATCCCCGCGGTGGGAGACATTGACGCCTTCCTCAAG GTGCCGAGGCCCGATGACAAACCGGACAACCTGGGGCTGCTGGTTCTGGATGAGCCCAGCGTGAAGCAGTCGGACCCGACGGTGCTGTCGCTGTTTCTGTCGGAGGAGACCAAGCAGCACGGCGCCACcgag GTGAAGAAGGTGACGAGCATTGCCAACCCTCAGAGCAACCCGCGGGCAGTGGACAGCTGGGTGGAGAGCATCAGCGCGCTGCACCGCTCCAAGCCGCCAGCGAGCGTCCAGTACAGCCGACCGATGCCTGACATCGACAGCTTGATGCAGGAGTGGCCAACCGagctggaggagctgctggaccGCCTGCAGCTGCCGTCCGCCCGCCTGAACTGTGACCTGCCGCAGTATGCGGACATCGTGTGTGGCCTGCTCGACATCCCCGTTTATGGCAGCCACGTCCAGTCCCTGCACCTGCTCTTCAGCCTCTACCTGGAGTTCAGAGACTCGCAGCACTTCACACGCAGAGCTTAG